The sequence TGGGggttgagtaaaaaaaaaagagggaggatgaaagaaagaaatgttGAAATGACAGTTAGTGAAATTAATTTATTATGAGGTGCAACAAAGTGTTCAACATTTCTCTCCCTTAGAAGACTTTCCTTGGACTGAGCTCCCTGAGAGCCAATTTAAATGTGACCTTTAGGCAACCGTTACAATCCCCCAATGCATCCTCCATATAATCTAGCTTTCAGGGGCACCCGTTCGAGACAAACAAGCGTTTATCGACGCCAATTCTATAGACTATAGCAGCCTACATTAAGGCACATCGAAAGGTAATACATCAGACACACATCCTCGGCTGCTGCCTCTCGCCTGCcttcttccacacacacacacacacacacacacacacacacacacacacacacacacacacacacacacacacacacacacacacacacacacacacacacacacacacacacacacacacacacacacacacacacacacatctctggaGCTCTCTCTAGCCACCGCCTCCAGTTGCCTTCCTCCCAGCAGCGGCTGCCACCCAGACATCCAGCCCTCTCTTCCGGGCCCCCGCCCCACTGCCCCTCCCCCACTGCTCCCCTCCTCACCGAGCTTCTTCAGGGAGCTGTAGCGGTTGATCTCAGGTTTCATGGCTACCTCGTAGGAGGGGGGCAACTGGGCCAGGTTGTGGAAGGAGTGCGAGAAAGGGGGCTGTGGGTGTAAGTGCAGGCCGGAGCTGTTGTTGTGCTTGCTGGTGAGGAGGGTCCCCGTGGAGGCTAGCTGGGCGTTGTTCATGCGGGGCACGCGCtctggaagaggaagaggaggaagacataGGAGAGCATCAACCAGGGacctaacacatacagtacatagggCTACATTTAGATTGACATGTTAACATAATACATATGAGTACATTAACCAGGGatctaacacatacagtatatagggcTACATTCAGAATGACATGTTAACATAATATATATGAGTACATTAACCAGGGatctaacacatacagtatatagggcTACATTCAGAATGTCATGTTAACATAATACATATGAGTACATTAACCAGGGatctaacacatacagtatatagggcTACATTCAGAATGACATGTTAACATAATATAGTTAAGGACCTAACATAGAgttccttcggaaagtattcagaccctttgactttttcactattatgttacgttacagccttgttctaaaatagaTCAAATGAactcctcagcaatctacacacaatatgccataatgacaaagcaaaaacaggtttttagaaattgtttgaTATTtatgaaaaacaaacaaacaacagaaataccttatttacataagtattcagaccctttgctatgagactcgaagttgagctcaggtgcatcctgtttccattgatcatccttgagatgtttctacaacttgattggagtccacttgtgggaaattgaattgaatggacatgatttggaaaggcctgattgggggagtgctgcagagatggttgtccttctggaaggttctcccatcgccacagaggaactctagagctctgtcagagtgaccatcgggttcttggtcacctccctgaccaaggcccttttcccctgattgctcagttttaccgggcagccagctctaagaagagtcttagtggttccaaacttcttccatttaagaattatggaggccactgtgttcttggagtcCTTCAAAgccgcagaaatgttttggtaccttttcgcagatctgtgccttgacacaatcctggtTCGAAGCTCTACGGGCAATTcatcctcatggcttggtttttgctctgacatgccgtgtcaactgtgggaccttatatgggcaggtgtgtgcctttccaaatcatgtccaatcaattgaatttaccacaggtggactccaatcaatggaaacaggatgcaccggagttcaatttcgagtctcatagcaaagggtctgattacttatgtaaataaggtatttctgttttttatattcAATAAATTAGCTACAATTTCTCAACCTGttttaactttgtcattatggagtattgtgtgtagattgctgaggattttttattttaattaaatccattttagaataatgctgtaacgtagcaaaatgtggaaaaagtcaagggatttgaatactttccgaaggcactgtatatatgagTACTTTTACAAGGACCTAACACACATAAGGTACTACATTACATTATTAAGCTACATTAATAATGGGCCAACATGTATAAGTACATTTAAAATGGCCTTACATTTAAAGGTACATATACAATTGACGAAACGTGCCAATTCCTCACAAAAGATTAGTCTTAAAGAACTGCTGCCAATTTGTCATTTGTACGTTTTGAAGTCATTCTAGGACGACTATTACAATGGTCCCTTGAGCTAATATATAAAACAAGCCAAGATGATTGTCTCACACTTTGGTCACTGACCATGTACAATAATGGGCAATGACTGCCAATAATGTCTTTCTACCCACTGAGCGAGCACACGGGAGACATTGACCACTGTGGAGTAACACGCGCAGGCTTCGGTAAGTGCAGTAACACACTCAAGCCCAGTCCCACAGTGTAAGTAAGCACGCTTACAACACAAACGGATACAGTACATAGTGCATGCTGAGACACTTGCGAGGGTGACACACAGAATGAGTGGGAGCAGTGAAACGGCGACTGTGTTAAGACAACAGCGACTGTGTTAAGGAAACACACTCAATGGTACATATACAACACCAGACAGACGTTTCATGAGGCCAACTCACACACCCGCCGGCTGCGTTAGCTAGTTCGGCTTACCCATAGTAGCCGAGTGTTTGGGACTGGAACCAGACACCTGGATAAAATTGTGGTGCAAGTTGCCAACTGCAAGAGAGCACAGCGAACACTGATGGTACTGCCACTCGTATgcgtgtgtggtggtgtgtgtgctgTGGGATTACATGAAGCGTGTTTAAGAGTGCGAGTATGTTGAACGTGACCCCATACAGTCAGCATTACTAGGCTAGTGCATCCGCCACcgctctccaccatcatcaccgtAATGGTTCATATATCTGAAACAGGCTATTACTGTATTTCAACGTAACAGCAGTGTTATAAGAGTGTTATTATACCAACAGTGTTATAACAttgtcattacagtgttgttattGTCCCATGCTTTCTGTGGCGTCACTCACTGCGGTTGTCTTTGCTCTGGAGCACCGGGGTGTAAAGGTTCTTGGGGGGACGACCGAGGATGTCGCCGGTGGTGGCGGTGGTAAGGACGGTGCTGTTGTTCCTCTCCCCCTGTTGGACTGGGCTGGCCTGACTCCGTAGGATGTCCACCAGGGCtctgggagaaagaggagagaagagaggaggggaatgaaAAATCATAGACAAGGGCGAGACAGTAGaataaaagaaaaaaaaatatgtaGTATGTAAATGTGTTACTTGTTCATTGAATGTGGTTCAGTTTCATCACCCTTTTGGGTCTGTGGCTTGTGACCTCAGTGAAACTCAGTAATGTGCTGAATTTAAGACTACAGCCCACTGACAGATCCACGTACACCCGTATGGTCATTTTCAGACACTGCTTACTGATCTTCTGTTCAAAGACACTTGTCCGTTCTTTTCTCACCTGGGCATGTTGATGTCTCTGTTCCGGGGTCGTCGGGATATCTTGTGGAAGGCCACCTTGATGCCCACGGCCACCACCAGGGTGACGGAGATCACCCCGCCGATCACGTACGCCGTGCTGTTGCTCTGCTGCTGCAGCTGCTCCGAGTCTGGGTCACCCCGGTTCCCCGGCGGCGGGGGGTTCGTCGGCGGTGTGTCGAGCCACCCGGGCGACTTGTAGTTGTTacatgacttctggtccaggcgGCTACGCTGGTGGTCACAACAGTAGCGGTAGTGGCAGGTGCCGCAGCAGTAGATGTAGGTCCCCTTGGAGCAGTTGAAAGTGTTGTCCAACTGGCCCATGACGTCGTAGTAGGCCCGACACACGTCCACATCCACCAGGCGCCGGGGGGGTGGCGCTACCTGGGCGGCCCCCAGCGGAGGTTTGAGGGCGTCAGCTGCCGTCATGTTCTGAGGGAGCTTGGTTTGGGGGAGGGGCTTTGGGAGCGTTTCGGGTTCTTTCGGCTCACCGTCCTGAGCGTCCTCCATTTCAGCCGCTTTAGGCGCCACCTTTGGCCCCCCCGGGGGCGGCGGCATCGGTTTGTTCCCAAAACCGGTGAGGAGGAACAGGGTGGTGCCGCTGGGGCCGCCGTAGGATGAGCGGCGCTCTGTGGTGATGGTCACGGCGGAAAGGACGAGGCCGGACACAAGGGAAAATATGAGGGAGGTGCTGAGCATCCTTTTGTAGGTTCTAGGCCTCATTTTTTCAGCGTTTCTGAGCCAATTCAAAAAATAAAAGGCCCGTCAAGTATTAAAATATGGAGGTCCTCCTCCAAGAGGGATagtgttctcctctccttccttctttgAATTTCACCTACGTGTTAAGTGTAAAAAATGTAAAGGCTTACACTCAGGACTTCAGCGTAAATACAGTAAACTAATCCTTTGTTAGTGCTTCCATGTACATTACATACACTAGTGTGGAGGTTTTCACTTAGTTGAgtgatttttttgtttgttcaaGCAATAAGTGTGACATGTACAcgtgtatgtatttatgtaaacAAGCTCTCAATACAAATCTATTGTTGTTCATAAGCAGCTTATATCAACTCTGAGGTTATATATTTCTATGTTTTAGGCCTATACTGTAGCTATACTTGTGAAAGGACTATTTGAAGTTTGTCTCGACAACTTCAACTtagcacacaaaaaaaaaaaaacagaacgaTAAGGATGCTGGAAAATGTATAGATTGTAAACACCAGTCAACAAAGTGTTATTTTACAGAATGGTAAGGGGAAATGATTGGAGTTTCTTGATAATTGTGTGGTCTCTactgtgcagacctcactaaaaTGGCAAGTAGGGGTTGTCTTTCTTTGTGATAGGCAGTATTGTCTTGTAAACAAAAATCAACGTGTAAACGTTTCAAACCCTTCGGAGTCGTTTGAACTCAACTGACCTATGGCACAAAGTTCTGAATAATGTAGCTAGCGAATCCTCTTTGAAGGGAAGGTGTACTCTGTAAACATTAAGCGTTAACTTTTATTTGCGTACTTTTCACCTACGCTTAATCGTATTATCACTGGAATTGGCACATCAGTTTTCTGTTGTAGGTATTTGACCGCACAAACCTTTCTGTAACACTTGAGTCTAGCTCTTTGCGTGAATTGTAAACAATTTTGCTGGCAGCTTTAGGTGTCTGTACTTCATCATATCAGTCAATACATGTGCTCGAACAGATTTGGCACTGTTTATTAACAGCGTTAGCTTGCTAGGGACATTCCCTCTGCACTGAACTGTCCATTTGTTCACAAATAAACTCTTAAAATATGTAGGAAAAGGAAATAGAGGTCGGGTGGTCAATTGAGGAAATATTATTCAGAGAGATTTGAGATTATTAATTCGGACTCAAATACAGCGGTCAGAAAGTCTACAAGGTTTGCACTATGAGACAAGGACCGATCACAAAGGCCTGTCATGAGGTCCGGTGAATGTGGGTACGGCAGAATTGGACCGAGCAGCATATATAGTTGATACAGACCGGGACCACACAATTCACACCTAACTTAGTGAGAAAGGGAAAACTAAGATATAACACAGTGAGTAACGGACCAAATGAATAAAGGCAGCCGGAGATAGTACAACAATTGTTTGATGAATTAGGAAAatgtgagagagggaaggagggacgaAATGGGGCTAAGGATCTATGTGCGTTTGATCCCCTTGCGTGAGTGTCTCTGCTCTGAGTTTAACTCGGCCCAACAGAATAGAACGAAGGTGGGCTTGGGCCCGGTTCTGGCAGGACAGCGCGGCTCTGCCCACAGAACAGACATGAAAATGTCTGGATTCATTCGTTCAATGCAGAATATGTAGAGGAAACGTACACTACGAACGGTCACTTTTCAGCCTAACCTAACCTGCGCTGATGACTACAGATACATAGTAATTGTGACCTAAGAAAGAAACGTAGAACAATCTAATGTGATTAGCTTTATAAGATATTTTCTTATAAATAAAATGGATATGGTATCCTAGTATCATATAATCTCTTCACTGATAT is a genomic window of Oncorhynchus keta strain PuntledgeMale-10-30-2019 chromosome 19, Oket_V2, whole genome shotgun sequence containing:
- the LOC118397687 gene encoding protein shisa-7-like, which codes for MRPRTYKRMLSTSLIFSLVSGLVLSAVTITTERRSSYGGPSGTTLFLLTGFGNKPMPPPPGGPKVAPKAAEMEDAQDGEPKEPETLPKPLPQTKLPQNMTAADALKPPLGAAQVAPPPRRLVDVDVCRAYYDVMGQLDNTFNCSKGTYIYCCGTCHYRYCCDHQRSRLDQKSCNNYKSPGWLDTPPTNPPPPGNRGDPDSEQLQQQSNSTAYVIGGVISVTLVVAVGIKVAFHKISRRPRNRDINMPRALVDILRSQASPVQQGERNNSTVLTTATTGDILGRPPKNLYTPVLQSKDNRIGNLHHNFIQVSGSSPKHSATMERVPRMNNAQLASTGTLLTSKHNNSSGLHLHPQPPFSHSFHNLAQLPPSYEVAMKPEINRYSSLKKLEKDLDDYSGYHTSKRRPNNAPPSFHSSQHHLHWGGDYTLGARGTLPFHSSRPRIHVPTSTPNPYPLPAQSLGYQPAFDKPPRRVMSQDQLLALGEGNTLSRLSKNQQHQYYKAMTKSSTSQTLRKSHERLLVSPDRLEERMGGMGMPGLGGMVGMGGMGDFVGMGVPTMGCLSHKAQSQQNVCVTPSLDRHHMIKMNSHPTSGHELEMSVAGHPAGNWGDPHGHGSGAGVGSGSGAGTIGGHNARRMAFATKRQNTIEQLQYIPGGGGGGGGQTLRTASKNEVTV